One genomic segment of Coraliomargarita parva includes these proteins:
- a CDS encoding translation initiation factor: MSRKQDKKISTDGGSELGSNPFGGLDLGGLPSGPAQSEAQPSKPAAKAPRKLGRVEVRREKAGRGGKTVTTLSAFATHLPLGQLDALCFDLKKSCACGGTLKGRVIELQGDVVQRVLPQLEAKGYQPVRAGG; encoded by the coding sequence ATGAGCCGGAAGCAAGACAAGAAGATCTCGACGGACGGCGGTTCTGAACTGGGAAGCAATCCCTTCGGCGGGCTCGATCTGGGCGGCTTGCCCAGTGGACCGGCGCAAAGCGAAGCGCAGCCATCGAAGCCGGCGGCGAAGGCGCCGCGCAAGCTGGGCCGGGTGGAAGTGCGTCGTGAAAAAGCGGGCCGCGGGGGCAAGACGGTCACGACGCTGAGCGCTTTTGCCACACACCTGCCGCTGGGGCAACTGGACGCGCTCTGTTTCGATTTGAAGAAGTCCTGCGCCTGCGGGGGCACCTTGAAGGGCCGCGTGATCGAGTTGCAGGGGGATGTCGTGCAACGGGTTCTGCCGCAACTGGAGGCCAAGGGCTACCAGCCTGTCCGGGCCGGCGGCTGA